CTGTGGCCCAAGGCATTACAAAATGGCCTTGTATCAAAGGCCAGATGGGTTTGATATGGCGCCCTTTTTGCACAACTGGCAAACCAAGACGAAGTTGCGATAAACACAGAACCGTATGCCTCGCCACTCACCCCACACCCCCCAGGCAAAACAAGGTCATCGTGCCGCGGATACGCAAGTGCGCAGCCCGAAACGACGCACCGTATTGCTGACCGCGGGTGCCACACTGCTGCTTGGGGTACGAAGCGGCCCGGCAAACGCCGCACAGATTGTGGCGGTTCGCGCATGGCCCGCAAAAGACTACACACGGGTCACGATCGAACACAACGAAGAGGGGCTAAAGTATTCCACGCAGATTCTGCAAAACCCATTGCGTTTTGTTGTGGATCTTGAAGACACCGTGTTAAGCGATCGGCTCAAAGAGTTGGCCGCCAAGATCGCTGACAACGACCCCTTTATTCAGACCGTTCGCGTGGGCCAATACCAGCCACGGGTGGTACGCCTGGTCTTTGCCCTAAAGCAAGAGATCAATCCGCAGGTCTTTAGCCTGCCTGCGGTGGCCCAATACCAACACCGCCTGGTGCTGGACTTTTACCCCACCACCACAGAAGACCCACTGCTGACTTTCTTGGCCACCTATGAAAAAGAGCGGGCACTGCCGCCATCGGTTGCACGCGCACCCGAGATGTCAGACCCACAGGCACCGGCTGCTGGCCCTGATCGCAAGCCCGTGGTCAGCCGCCTGGTGACGATTGCATTAGATGCTGGTCATGGCGGTGAAGACCCCGGCGCCATTGGTAAACGTGGCACCTATGAAAAAGATGTGGTGCTGGCGATCGCGCGTCGATTAAAGCGGCTGATTGACCAAGAACCCAATATGCGGGCCTATCTGACGCGAGATGGCGATTACTTTGTGCCACTGCATGTTCGAGTACAAAAAGCACGGCGCGTGCAGGCCGATTTGTTTGTGTCGATTCATGCCGATGCCTGGATATCACCCACTGCCCGGGGCTCTTCGGTTTATGCGCTCTCCGAAAAAGGCGCTTCGAGTAGCGCAGCCCGCTGGATGGCCAATAAGGAAAACAGTGCGGATTTGATTGGCGGTGTGAATATTCGGCATCAAGACCGTGCGGTTGCAGAAGTCTTGCTCGACATGTCGACCACTGCCCAGATCAAAGATTCGCTGCAGTTGGGCCAAGCCGTGTTGCAAGAGATTGGCGGGATTAACCGACTGCACAAGACCCGTGTCGAGCAGGCAGGCTTTGCGGTGTTGCGGGCACCGGATATTCCATCGATCTTGGTGGAGACCGCGTTTATCAGCAATCCAGAAGAAGAAGCCCGGCTAAGAGACGACGATTATCAACACCAGATGGGCGCTGCCCTGGTGGCAGGCATCAAGCGTTACTTCAGGGCCAATCCGCCGCTAGCCAAATCCCGCATGATGTAATCTGGCGCCCTTGCCATGACCATACGCCTACTTCCCGACGCACTGATTAGCCAAATCGCCGCAGGCGAGGTGGTCGAGCGGCCTGCCTCCGTGGTCAAAGAACTGCTAGAAAACGCAGTCGACGCCCAATCCCAATCCATTCAAGTCGAACTTGAAGAAGGTGGTATCCGCGCCATTCGTATTCGAGACGACGGCCATGGCATTGCCGCAGATGAGTTGCCACTTGCGGTGCAGCGCCATGCCACCAGCAAGATTGCCTCGCTGCAGGATCTCTCTCGGGTCATGACCCATGGTTTTCGTGGTGAAGCCTTGGCGGCCATTGGTTCGGTATCGCGCATGTCCGTGACCAGCAAAACGGCGCAGGCTCCACATGCCACGCGCATTGATAATCATGGCGGCCAGTGGGCCAGCTCGCCAGCTGCTGGTCCACAAGGCACCCACATTGAAGTGGCCGGGCTATTTGATCAGGTGCCGGCACGCAAACGGTTTCTTAAGTCTGCCGCGACTGAACTGAATCACTGCAAAGACGCCTTTACCCGTATCGCCCTGATTCGGCCAGAAATCTATTGGCTACTGTCTCATCAGGGCCGTGCCATTGCTCGTTATCCGGCGGGCTCTGCAAGCAGCAGAATCGCCCAATGTTTAGATGCCAACGAATCTGAACTGCGCATTATTGATACGCCTGCGGGGCCGATGCGTATCCGGGCCTGGCTGGTACCGCCGACCCAATCGCGGTCGCGGGCCGATGATCAATATTTTTATGTCAATGGCCGTGCCGTGCGTGACCGTGTCTTACTGCACGCTGTGCGCAGCGGCTACCAAGATGTCTTACATGGTGATCGGCAGCCCGCATTTGTCTTGGCACTCGATATTGACCCCGAACTCGTGGATGTGAATGTCCACCCCGCAAAAAGCGAGGTTCGTTTTCGCGAAAGCCAGGCGGTGCATCAGGCCGTCCATCGTGCTGTGCGCGATGCCTTGGGTACCACCATGGTGGCACGGCCTGGTAGCGCAACACCCGACACCACTGGTGCCTCTGCATTTTCAAGATCGTCTTTCCAAGACCGGGCAGCATCCACGGCGTCAATCTTTGGCGCCGCGAATTTCAGTCACCAAGGTGATTCTGCCGGTGCGACTGCAGCAGCATTTCGTTTCTTTGGCCAGAACATACGGGCCTCAGAGCAAGCGCCCGCTGCAGCTGAACCCAGCCACGAGATGCCACTTGGTTTTGCCCTGGCACAACTCCACGGCATTTACATCTTGGCCCAAAATCACCTGGGGCTCGTGCTGGTCGATATGCATGCGGCCCATGAGCGTATCGTTTACGAGGCCTTCAAACGCCAGTTTGAATCCAGTGATCAAGTCATTGCCAGCCAATCTCTGTTGGCTCCCCTGGCGCTGCATGCCAGCCCACTGGAGATGGAAACAATTTCCCAGCATCGCACGGTGCTGACCAAACTGGGCTTTGATATCGATGCCCTTGGCGATCGACAGTTCGCTGTTCGCGCCGTGCCAGCAGTATTGGCCCAAGGGGATCTCACCACGCTGGTCCGTGACACCTTGGCCGATCTTGCCGAACATGGCGCAGCGCTGGGGGTAGAAGCCCAGCGTAACGAGTTGCTGGCCAGCATGGCCTGCCATGCGGCTGTGCGGGCCAATCGCAGCCTGACCATTCCAGAAATGAATGCCCTGCTGCGAGAGATGGAGCGGACCGACCGAGCCGACCAATGCAATCATGGCCGGCCCACCTGGCTACAGCTCTCTATTGCCGATTTAGACAAACTCTTTTTGCGCGGCCAATAACGTGCTCTGCATTCTTGGGCCCACGGCCAGCGGAAAATCAGCTCTGGCCATGGCGCTAGCCAGCGATCATTCACGCGTTGAACTCATCAGCATGGATTCGGCCCTGGTCTATAGGGGCATGGATATTGGCACTGCAAAGCCCACGGCCGCAGAACAACAACAGGTGCGGCATCATCTGATCGACATCATTGAACCCACCGAGTCGTATTCCGCAGCAAGGTTCGTGCATGATGCCACCCAGGCGGCGATCGAGATTCGATCACGCGGCAATATCCCTGTGGTGGTGGGCGGCACCATGCTGTATTACAAGGCCTATGTAGAGGGCCTGGATGATCTGCCCAGCGCACCGCTTGCGATCCGCGAAGCGATTGCGCAAGAGGCCGAACAAATCGGCTGGCCGGCACTTCACCTTCAACTATCCACGATCGATCCAAATACGGCACAGCGATTACAACCCAACGACGCGCAACGTATTTCACGGGCGTTAGAGCTCTATCGTTTTACTGGCCGGCCCATGTCTACATTAATTGCTGAGAGCCAGCCACGACAGACCCAGAACAACACCGATCGGGAGCCACTGGCTGTGGTGGCACTGATGCCCGAGGACCGAAGCCTGCTGCACCGTCGCATCGAATCGCGTTTTCATGCCATGTTGGCTGCGGGGTTTGTCGATGAAGTGCAGCGCTTAAGAGCCCGCGGCGATCTCATGCTTCAGATGCCCAGCATGCGCTGCGTGGGCTACCGGCAGGCCTGGGAATATTTAGACGGGCAGATGAACGTGGATGAATTTGTAGCCGCGGGAATTGCCGCCACGCGGCAGTTGGCCAAGCGGCAGATTACTTGGCTGCGCAGCTTTCAAGACATTCAGAAGATTGATCCGTTTGATTCGGCCAATGGCGGCATGGATGCTGCCTTGGCTGCATGCCGAGCACGCCTAAACTAAAATCGAGCTGCAATCACAACCGACTCTTTCGCGGCACGCTTGCGAAACTTCAACACCTGCAAGTCTTTCGACAACAAAAGGCTTGGCCGCAGGGTATAGGCCAAATCTAAAAAGATCTGATCATCACGGTCTTTGCACTTCCAGGGGGATGCCGCAATGTCGCTGTCAGGCAGCAAACGGGAATGCGCCTGCCACTTTGCCAAAATCTCATCACGTTGCTGGGTGCTCAGTTTAAATTTCTCACGCGCGATCACATCGGCAAATTCATTCAATGTCTTGGAAGATCGAACCGCATTGAATTCCCCTGAAAAAAGCGCCTCTCGCAGAGGCGCTGTCGCAGGGTCTTGAAAGACAAAAATATCCAGCAGAATATTGGTGTCAATGATCACGGGGCCCATTAGCACTTGCCCCGCCTGAACAACACGCTGCGCCAACCCAACAGGGGCTGCGGCTTAATCCACCACAATCGTCTGGGCCTCGTCGCCCACACGCGCGCGAATCTCGCCAATGCGATAGACCAGCTCACCCTGCTGGGTCAGATGGGCCGCCACGGCTTCGGCCTGCTTGGCATCCACCACCACCACCATGCCAATGCCGCAGTTAAAGACACGATGCATCTCGTCTTCTGGCACCTGGCCCTGGGCTTGAACCCAGCGCATCAGTGGCGGCAGAGTCCAGGCGTTTTTATGCAGCACTGCAGTGAGTTGCTCGGGCAGAACACGGGGCACATTGCCCACCAAGCCGCCGCCCGTGATGTGGGCCATGGCCTTGATGGCATCACGGTGGGCTGAGAGCGCCGAGAGCATGGGTTTCACATAAAGCCTGGTCGGCGCAATCACCAGATCCGCAAGCGACTTGGTCTCACCGGGAATGGTGACCCCAGAAAGGGATGACGGCGTGATCTCGCCACAGGCACGCTCTAAGACCTTGCGCACCAGGGAATAGCCATTGCTATGAAACCCGCTCGAGGCCAGACCCAAAAGCACATCGCCCGCAGCAACACGGCTGCCATCCAGAATTTGCGAACGCTCAACCGCCCCCACTGCAAAGCCGGCCAAATCGTATTCACCTGCCGGGTACATGCCGGGCATTTCTGCCGTTTCACCACCAATTAAGGCGCAGCCCGATAGTTCACAACCCTTGGCAATGCCGCCCACCACGGCAGCGGCCGTGTCCACCGAGAGCTGGCCGCAGGCAAAGTAATCCAAGAAGAACAGGGGCTCAGCACCCTGCACCAGAATGTCATTCACGCTCATGGCCACCAGATCAATGCCCACTGTGTCGTGGCGATCCAGGGCAAACGCCAATTTCAGCTTGGTTCCCACGCCATCGGTGCCTGACACCAAGACGGGGTCTTTGTATTTTTTGGGGACCTCGAACAGGGCGCCGAACCCACCAATCCCCCCCAGCACTTCGGGCCGCATGGTCCGTTTGGCCAGGGGCTTGATACGATCGACCAGGGCGTCACCGGCGTCGATGTCCACCCCCGCATCACGATAAGTCATGGGTGTGGTGTTGGCTGTTGCCGGCTTTTTTTCGCTCATGTCGGGGTTTCTTCCTAAAATCGACATTTTATTGAAGTTAACGCGCCTTTTGCGGCGGCAGGAGCCAGATGCAGTTACCCCTTCACCTGATCGACCCACCAGAACCCAAGCTTGAGGATGGGGTGACAGGACGCAATTCGGCAGCGCTCGCCGCACTTGGCCAGATTCTAAAGACCCCCGGCTTTTCAACCCTGTATCTATGGGGGGCCCCAGGAAGCGGTAAAAGCTTCTGGCTCAGGGCCTGGAAGGCCGCCCTGGGCGGCCAGGCCAGCCTGATCAACTGCGATGCCAGCGCCGCACTTTCAGGCGGTGCGGGCGCAGGCCAATTGCTCGCCCAGGCGCTTGAACAGATCGAGGAACCCGGTTCGCCAAGAATCTGGCTACTGGACAATGTTGATCGGGCCGACCGAGCCACAGCCGAGGGACTGTTTCGACTTTACAATGCAGGCCGAGAGCTTGGCCATTGCCTGGTGGCGACCGCCGATCGGCCGCCACTGCGGCTGGAACTGCGGGACGACTTAAGAACCCGGCTGGGCCAAGGCCTGATATTTGAATTGCATGAATTAGACGACGAAGAAAAACGAAATGCCCTGCGCGAGCGGGCTGAGCAACTGGCGCTGCCACTGTCTGAGGACTTACTAAATTACCTGATGACCCGCCTGCCCCGAGACCTGGGGCTTTTGATCCGAGTGCTGGATGGTTTAAACGACTACGCCTTGTCGCAAAAACGGCCAGCCACCATCCCCTTATTGAAAGATTTACTGGATTTGCCAGATGCAACAACTCGCCCTGTTTGATCTCGACAATACGCTTTTGCCAATCGACAGCGATGTATCCTGGGCACAATTTTTGGTGGACCTGAAAGTTGTCAATGCCGACTGGTATTCCAAGCGCAATGACTACTTCTACGTGCAGTATTGCGCCGGCACGCTCGACATTTATGAATTCTTAGACTTTCAGCTTGCGCCACTGGCCCAGCACCCACGGGCGCAACTGCTTGCCTGGCGTGAACAGTTCATTAAAGACGTGATTCGTCCACACCTGCATCCCAAAGCCAAGGCCTTGGTCGAGGAGCACCAACGCAGCGGTGCGCTCTGCGCCATTGTGACGGCGACCAATTCATTTATCACCGGGCCGATTGCCCGCGAGTTCGGCGTGGAACACTTGATCGCCACCGAGGTGGAGATTTCCCCCGATGGCAACTTCACTGGCAAGCCCCACGGATTGCCCAGCTTTCGCGAAGGAAAGATCACCCGGGTTGAGCAGTGGCTGGCCCAACAGGGACTGGGGCTTGACGATTTTTCTGATTCTTTTTTCTACAGTGACTCATTGAATGATCTGCCCCTGCTTTCGCGGGTGAAAACGCCCATTGCCGTCAACCCCGATGAGCGGCTTCGCCACCATGCACAGGCGCAAGGCTGGCAGGTGCTGGACTTATTTGATCGGACGCAGAGCACCGACGACTAAGGCCCATGATCAAAAAACTATTTAAGCGGATTGTTGACCTCGCCCCCAAAAAGCTATCCACCCGGGCCTCGCGGCGCGCCGTTGAGAAAACACTGCACGAACCCGAGATTTTCAAAGCGTCAAAAATCGGCATCGACCGAAAGCTCGCCTCGAACGCCGCCCTGCGAACTGTGGAAGACCTGCAAAAGGCCGGCTTTCGTGCCTTTATTGTGGGTGGTGCGGTTCGTGATCTGCTGCTTGGCATCCGGCCCAAAGACTTTGATGTGGCCACCGATGCCGAGCCCGAACAAGTGCAGCGGGTATTTCGGCGGGCCCGCATTATTGGCCGGCGGTTTCGCCTGGTCCATGTGATGTTTGGCCCAGAGACCATCGAGGTGTCCACCTTTCGTGCGCTTCAGTCTGATGACATCGACGTAGACGAGCATGGCCGAGTGCTGCGAGACAACGTGTTTGGTGAGCAGCACGAAGACGCCACGCGGCGCGATTTCACGGTTAACGCCCTGTATTACGACCCAGTCAGCGACAAAGTGCTGGACTATCACCACGGAGTGAAAGACTTAAAAGCGAAAGTCTTGCGCATGATTGGCAACCCTGATCATCGCTACCGGGAAGACCCAGTCCGCATGCTGCGTGCCATCCGGCTGTCAGCAAAGCTGGGGCTCACCATTGATCCAGCCACCCGCAAACCCATCAAAGCGCTGGCTGACCTGATCAAAAATGTGCCCAATGCCCGTTTGTTTGATGAAATGCTCAAGCTCTTGCAGTCGGGCAATGCCTACGAGGGCCTGCATCAGCTTCGCAATGAGGGCCTGCATCACGGCTGTCTGCCACTGCTTGATCTCGTCTTTGATGCGCAGGCCCCAGAGTCAGAAAAATTTGTCACGTTGGCGCTGAAAGCCACGGACGCACGTATCCATGACCGCAAGCCAATATCGCCCGGATTTTTATTTGCGGCGCTGCTGTGGAACCTGGTGCGTGAACGCTGGCAGAAACGCCATGCGGCAGGCGAGCATCTGATCCCTGCACTGAATGCGGCAATAGATGAAGTGACTGAACAACAGTTGGATGCACTGGCCATTCAGCGGCGCTATGTCTCGGACATGCGCGATATCTGGTTGATGCAGCCACGGTTTGAAAAGCGCCAAGGGGCAACAGCGGCTCGCCTGGTCGAACACATTCGTTTTCGTGCGGGCTACGATTTTTTACTCCTGCGCGCAGAATCTGGTCAGATCGATTCGGCACTGGCCGACTGGTGGACGGACTATATTGCGGCTGATGCCGCAGGCCGCGCCGCCTTGATCAGTCAGGCGGCTGCCGAGCGCTCGGCGAATAAATCCGGATCAACGGGAAGTGGCGGCACTGGCGCAAAGCGGCGCAGACGTCGGCGCAAACCCACGGCCAGCGAGCCGGCGTCGAATACGGACCAATAAGCACCCGCACACCTTTCGGGTGACAAGAGTCCCATCATGATCGAAACGGCCTATATTGGGCTTGGAGGCAATCTCTCAGATCCATTTTCAGCCATTGCCCAGGCGCTCGATGTCTTGCGTCAATCCCCCGGCATTGTTGGTGTGCGGTCATCGGCCTGTTATCGCACCACTCCAGTCCAATCCAGTGGGCCAGATTTCTGTAATGCCGTTGCCGAAATCAACACGAATCTGACGGCGGCCGAGATCTTGACCTTGTTGCTGTCGATTGAGCAGCAGTTTGGGCGTGCACGCTCGGTTCGCAATGCCCCAAGAACCTTGGACCTGGACTTGATTGCCTATGGTCACCAGCGACAGACGGACCCGTTTGTCACCATTCCCCACCCCAGGGCGCATGAGCGGGCCTTTGTGCTGGTTCCGCTATGCGAACTCAATCCCAATGTGCTGCTGGGGCCGCCCGAGCATCCGGCACTCATGCCTGCCGCCCATTGGAAGGCCTTGTTGACAGCGTCTCAGCTTGGGGAAGTCCGGCCCTGGTGATGCGACAATAGTCGCCATGAGCACGATTCCCGCACGCCCAACGGCGCGCCCCCCCTGGGCAGACCGCTTCCGATCCATTGTGATCGAGGGGCCAATTGGCGTGGGCAAGAGCAGCCTGGCCATTAAATTTTCTGAGCGATTCGGCTACGCGCCTCTGCTCGAGACCCCTGCCGAGAATCCGTTTTTAGCGAAGTTTTATCGCGACAGCAGCCGCTACGCACTGGCCACCCAATTGTTTTTTCTGTTTCAGCGGGTCGACCAGCTGCGCGACATTACCCAGCGAGATCTGTTTGCCGAGCATGTGGTGAGCGACTTCATGATGGAAAAAGACCAGCTTTTCGCGGGTCTGACCCTATCCGATGAGGAACTCGCGCTCTATCGAAAAATATACGAAGTGCAGCAGCCGCAGGCCCCACAGCCCGATCTGGTGATTGTGCTGCAGGCCACGGCC
The nucleotide sequence above comes from beta proteobacterium MWH-UniP1. Encoded proteins:
- a CDS encoding N-acetylmuramoyl-L-alanine amidase, producing the protein MRSPKRRTVLLTAGATLLLGVRSGPANAAQIVAVRAWPAKDYTRVTIEHNEEGLKYSTQILQNPLRFVVDLEDTVLSDRLKELAAKIADNDPFIQTVRVGQYQPRVVRLVFALKQEINPQVFSLPAVAQYQHRLVLDFYPTTTEDPLLTFLATYEKERALPPSVARAPEMSDPQAPAAGPDRKPVVSRLVTIALDAGHGGEDPGAIGKRGTYEKDVVLAIARRLKRLIDQEPNMRAYLTRDGDYFVPLHVRVQKARRVQADLFVSIHADAWISPTARGSSVYALSEKGASSSAARWMANKENSADLIGGVNIRHQDRAVAEVLLDMSTTAQIKDSLQLGQAVLQEIGGINRLHKTRVEQAGFAVLRAPDIPSILVETAFISNPEEEARLRDDDYQHQMGAALVAGIKRYFRANPPLAKSRMM
- the mutL gene encoding DNA mismatch repair endonuclease MutL, which gives rise to MTIRLLPDALISQIAAGEVVERPASVVKELLENAVDAQSQSIQVELEEGGIRAIRIRDDGHGIAADELPLAVQRHATSKIASLQDLSRVMTHGFRGEALAAIGSVSRMSVTSKTAQAPHATRIDNHGGQWASSPAAGPQGTHIEVAGLFDQVPARKRFLKSAATELNHCKDAFTRIALIRPEIYWLLSHQGRAIARYPAGSASSRIAQCLDANESELRIIDTPAGPMRIRAWLVPPTQSRSRADDQYFYVNGRAVRDRVLLHAVRSGYQDVLHGDRQPAFVLALDIDPELVDVNVHPAKSEVRFRESQAVHQAVHRAVRDALGTTMVARPGSATPDTTGASAFSRSSFQDRAASTASIFGAANFSHQGDSAGATAAAFRFFGQNIRASEQAPAAAEPSHEMPLGFALAQLHGIYILAQNHLGLVLVDMHAAHERIVYEAFKRQFESSDQVIASQSLLAPLALHASPLEMETISQHRTVLTKLGFDIDALGDRQFAVRAVPAVLAQGDLTTLVRDTLADLAEHGAALGVEAQRNELLASMACHAAVRANRSLTIPEMNALLREMERTDRADQCNHGRPTWLQLSIADLDKLFLRGQ
- the miaA gene encoding tRNA (adenosine(37)-N6)-dimethylallyltransferase MiaA, with the translated sequence MLCILGPTASGKSALAMALASDHSRVELISMDSALVYRGMDIGTAKPTAAEQQQVRHHLIDIIEPTESYSAARFVHDATQAAIEIRSRGNIPVVVGGTMLYYKAYVEGLDDLPSAPLAIREAIAQEAEQIGWPALHLQLSTIDPNTAQRLQPNDAQRISRALELYRFTGRPMSTLIAESQPRQTQNNTDREPLAVVALMPEDRSLLHRRIESRFHAMLAAGFVDEVQRLRARGDLMLQMPSMRCVGYRQAWEYLDGQMNVDEFVAAGIAATRQLAKRQITWLRSFQDIQKIDPFDSANGGMDAALAACRARLN
- a CDS encoding putative toxin-antitoxin system toxin component, PIN family — encoded protein: MGPVIIDTNILLDIFVFQDPATAPLREALFSGEFNAVRSSKTLNEFADVIAREKFKLSTQQRDEILAKWQAHSRLLPDSDIAASPWKCKDRDDQIFLDLAYTLRPSLLLSKDLQVLKFRKRAAKESVVIAARF
- the purM gene encoding phosphoribosylformylglycinamidine cyclo-ligase; amino-acid sequence: MSEKKPATANTTPMTYRDAGVDIDAGDALVDRIKPLAKRTMRPEVLGGIGGFGALFEVPKKYKDPVLVSGTDGVGTKLKLAFALDRHDTVGIDLVAMSVNDILVQGAEPLFFLDYFACGQLSVDTAAAVVGGIAKGCELSGCALIGGETAEMPGMYPAGEYDLAGFAVGAVERSQILDGSRVAAGDVLLGLASSGFHSNGYSLVRKVLERACGEITPSSLSGVTIPGETKSLADLVIAPTRLYVKPMLSALSAHRDAIKAMAHITGGGLVGNVPRVLPEQLTAVLHKNAWTLPPLMRWVQAQGQVPEDEMHRVFNCGIGMVVVVDAKQAEAVAAHLTQQGELVYRIGEIRARVGDEAQTIVVD
- a CDS encoding DnaA/Hda family protein; translated protein: MQLPLHLIDPPEPKLEDGVTGRNSAALAALGQILKTPGFSTLYLWGAPGSGKSFWLRAWKAALGGQASLINCDASAALSGGAGAGQLLAQALEQIEEPGSPRIWLLDNVDRADRATAEGLFRLYNAGRELGHCLVATADRPPLRLELRDDLRTRLGQGLIFELHELDDEEKRNALRERAEQLALPLSEDLLNYLMTRLPRDLGLLIRVLDGLNDYALSQKRPATIPLLKDLLDLPDATTRPV
- a CDS encoding HAD family hydrolase is translated as MQQLALFDLDNTLLPIDSDVSWAQFLVDLKVVNADWYSKRNDYFYVQYCAGTLDIYEFLDFQLAPLAQHPRAQLLAWREQFIKDVIRPHLHPKAKALVEEHQRSGALCAIVTATNSFITGPIAREFGVEHLIATEVEISPDGNFTGKPHGLPSFREGKITRVEQWLAQQGLGLDDFSDSFFYSDSLNDLPLLSRVKTPIAVNPDERLRHHAQAQGWQVLDLFDRTQSTDD
- the pcnB gene encoding polynucleotide adenylyltransferase PcnB, with product MIKKLFKRIVDLAPKKLSTRASRRAVEKTLHEPEIFKASKIGIDRKLASNAALRTVEDLQKAGFRAFIVGGAVRDLLLGIRPKDFDVATDAEPEQVQRVFRRARIIGRRFRLVHVMFGPETIEVSTFRALQSDDIDVDEHGRVLRDNVFGEQHEDATRRDFTVNALYYDPVSDKVLDYHHGVKDLKAKVLRMIGNPDHRYREDPVRMLRAIRLSAKLGLTIDPATRKPIKALADLIKNVPNARLFDEMLKLLQSGNAYEGLHQLRNEGLHHGCLPLLDLVFDAQAPESEKFVTLALKATDARIHDRKPISPGFLFAALLWNLVRERWQKRHAAGEHLIPALNAAIDEVTEQQLDALAIQRRYVSDMRDIWLMQPRFEKRQGATAARLVEHIRFRAGYDFLLLRAESGQIDSALADWWTDYIAADAAGRAALISQAAAERSANKSGSTGSGGTGAKRRRRRRKPTASEPASNTDQ
- the folK gene encoding 2-amino-4-hydroxy-6-hydroxymethyldihydropteridine diphosphokinase, yielding MIETAYIGLGGNLSDPFSAIAQALDVLRQSPGIVGVRSSACYRTTPVQSSGPDFCNAVAEINTNLTAAEILTLLLSIEQQFGRARSVRNAPRTLDLDLIAYGHQRQTDPFVTIPHPRAHERAFVLVPLCELNPNVLLGPPEHPALMPAAHWKALLTASQLGEVRPW
- a CDS encoding deoxynucleoside kinase gives rise to the protein MSTIPARPTARPPWADRFRSIVIEGPIGVGKSSLAIKFSERFGYAPLLETPAENPFLAKFYRDSSRYALATQLFFLFQRVDQLRDITQRDLFAEHVVSDFMMEKDQLFAGLTLSDEELALYRKIYEVQQPQAPQPDLVIVLQATADALIDRIRQRGIAMEQNMSEDYLRHLADAYTNFFHHYDAAPVLIVNTEQLNPIDREEDFQALVQQIANFKGRRSYFNALHN